A genomic segment from Scomber japonicus isolate fScoJap1 chromosome 11, fScoJap1.pri, whole genome shotgun sequence encodes:
- the LOC128367709 gene encoding LOW QUALITY PROTEIN: general transcription factor II-I repeat domain-containing protein 2-like (The sequence of the model RefSeq protein was modified relative to this genomic sequence to represent the inferred CDS: substituted 1 base at 1 genomic stop codon): MHCIIHQEALCAKTVQLDDVMNTVVKTVNIIRARGLYHREFQAFLSDVDAEYGDVLYHCDVRWLSRGSVLQRFYSLRSEIDQFLKEKDKPLRELSDPLWLADLAFLVDLTGHLNTLNKSLQGKDQLVPQLYAHMKAFCVKLCLFETQLHNFNVAHFPTLSEIKCGFPNANLSAKKEKYVSVLTSLKTEFSQRFQDFSTIEKEIKLFSTPFLMDAEEVEESLQLELIEMQCDDSLKNXYQLLSLPDFYQSLEKAKFPLMRRHAKRMMSLFGSTYICEQTFSLLTLNKSRLRTKMTDSHLRDVLHISTTKLTPDLPAILQSKAQHHCSH; encoded by the coding sequence ATGCACTGCATCATCCACCAAGAAGCCCTCTGTGCCAAGACAGTCCAGCTTGATGATGTGATGAATACagttgtgaaaactgtgaacatAATTCGAGCACGGGGGCTCTATCACAGAGAATTTCAAGCTTTCCTATCTGATGTTGATGCTGAATACGGGGACGTACTTTACCATTGTGATGTGCGCTGGCTCAGCCGCGGCTCCGTGCTGCAGCGGTTTTATTCCCTAAGATCAGAAATTGATCAGTTTTTGAAAGAGAAGGACAAACCTCTCCGTGAACTAAGTGACCCTCTGTGGTTGGCAGACCTGGCATTTCTAGTTGATCTCACTGGTCATCTTAACACACTGAACAAGAGCCTGCAAGGCAAAGACCAGCTTGTGCCACAGCTGTACGCGCACATGAAAGCATTCTGCGTGAAGCTCTGTCTCTTTGAGACACAACTGCATAACTTCAATGTTGCACACTTCCCCACGCTGTCCGAAATCAAGTGTGGTTTTCCAAACGCCAACCTTTctgcaaaaaaggaaaaatatgtgTCTGTGCTCACATCTCTTAAGACAGAATTCAGTCAGCGTTTCCAAGATTTCTCTACCATTGAGAAAGAAATCAAGCTGTTCTCAACTCCCTTCCTGATGGATGCAGAAGAAGTGGAAGAGAGTCTGCAATTGGAGCTTATCGAAATGCAGTGTGATGATTCTCTGAAGAATTAGTATCAGCTGCTCTCCCTACCCGACTTCTACCAGAGCTTGGAAAAGGCCAAGTTTCCTCTGATGAGACGTCACGCAAAAAGGATGATGAGTCTGTTCGGCTCGACATACATATGTGAGCAAACGTTTTCTCTGTTAACTCTGAACAAAAGCAGATTGAGAACCAAAATGACCGACAGCCACCTCCGTGATGTCCTTCACATCTCAACCACCAAACTCACTCCTGACCTGCCAGCCATCCTTCAGTCCAAAGCGCAGCATCACTGTTCCCACTAA